The following DNA comes from Bacillota bacterium.
AATAGTGCAGGAACATTTTTTTCTTTTGCACTATATCGAGTTTCACTTTCTTGGTTAGATACTCTCGTAATTAGCTTGGACAAGGAAGCTTTAGCAATAGTTTGCGTAATATTCTGAGTCAAATGTGTGCAAATTTGATGCTTAATAAAGCTAAGTTCACATATTACAGTTTCTGAAAACCATTTGTTAATATTGGGGATATCGGGTATCTGAATACTGATTTCCTTTTGATGCGTTAAAACATAATTTTTCAAATACTGTTCATTAGAAGAATATTGTGATATTGAAGCAATAAATTTCTTAATTTCTATTTCATCTTGCTGTGTAAGTGTAGCAGTTTTAGCTTTTCCTATAATCTCCCCTATAGGATTAATATCAGTGCTTATACACTGTCGATTAGAAAGTAATGCCTCTAAGGCCGTCGTTCCACTTCCACCAAAAGGATCCCATATCATTTCTCCACATTGACTAAACAGCTTGATTAGAGTTTCTGGTAGCTGGGGAATGAACTTTGCCGGATATGGATGAATATCATGCGACAGATATGTAGTATCATTATTAGTAAAGCTCCAGTCAATGGAATGAATTGTGTCGCATATTTGTTCATCCGTTGAATCACCAATATACTTAAAACTCGGATCGCTTCGACTACTTTTACTAGCGGGTTGGTTTATCTCTGACAAGTAGTTCTTTAATATATCATTAGCTTTGATATTCGCTTTTCTCATATCGTTACCCCCAAAATTCTGGGATAATTATATCATGTCCCAGAATTATTGGCAAGCGTTATTGCATACTAAAACAGATCGCGCCTATATTCTGCGTGATTTTATGCACAATACGCAGAGTCGGATAATTGTTTATACTTCTGGCATTGCACAAAGCTATGGGTATAATGATATTAAAAAGGGCCTGATTTTTCAATCAGACCCGGCTGAAAATCGGCATCCTCCCTTCAACTTCGGGCCAACTTAACCCGAAGTGATTGCTGCCTACTCAAAAGCGTCGTCCATAGTCTTATTTGGACGGCGCTTTGTTTGCTAATTATAATGCTTATTGTAATATTCATTTGCCTGATGCCGAAAACCTTTATTTTATGCGGGTTCCCGAGTTTGTCGTTATGAACACTCGTACCATAAGAAATTCATGTAACAGGATTCAAACTGTTACATGAATTTTTTTTGATATATTATTGATAACGAAACATTAACACTTTATTTGCACAGTGCAAAAGAAGGGCGTAAATATAACATCTTACAAGAAAACAATACGGTTTGTTTTGAAATGGCTTGTGAAGGGAAACTGGGCCACATCTCCAATCCTTGCAATTCGGGTTATTACTTTGAAAGTGTGCTTGGATTTGATGAGGTTGAGTTTATTGAAGATGTTGATGAAAAATGCAAGGTACTTAATCTTTTTGTAAAGTATCAATCTGGTCAGAATTTTGTTTTTACTGAAAAACAAGCAAACAGTGTGTGCGTCTATAAAATAATTTCGAGAGACTTTACAGGAAAGAGAAAGCTCGACCCAAATGAGCACATAATGTAGATGGACTTTGGATCTACCAATTGCTGCAAGGCTTTCTTTATCCATTGGTTTTCGGGGTTCAGTTTCAACCCTACTGCCGCTCCAAAATCTGTAAGGCTCTGCTATTCATCCCGTTCATCGAGCCTCACTCCAAATACATGCTTTTATGCGCTATTTCGGCGTTTTCCATGCATTTATTATTTTTGAGGCTCATTGTCTTGCTATTACTTTACTTATTGATTGTTCAGCAGAGATTAAATTCATTGTTTGTTAAATAAGAGTTCGAATCTTCTGTCAAAATTCAAAGATATTGATTTGGTAAACACATGAATTTTTTCTTTTTATATGGTAGGTTTTCTAATGTAATGCTTCAGATTATTTATAATCTGCCGAAAGGATACATATGACGGAAAAAAAGTACCCATTTAAGACAATTAGCGTTTACTGTTTGATTTTCTATATTTCCTGGACTCTATATGAGTTGTATGGAAGCTCGGCAATTGGAAATATGCTGGGGAATGAATGGATATCGCAAATTGTAAAGAGCGGTTTAATCAAAAATTTAGTTTGGACGCTTCCGGCATGGCTGCTAGCAAGACATTATCAACCGGTAATGTACGTGAAGGCAAAAGAAATGTTTCGCTCGAAACTCCATTGGCAAAAGTACCTGCCGATTTACGCCGCTTTTGTTGTTTACCTTGGCGTGGGAGATTTTATTATAAATGGCTCCGTTGCTATAAGTCCGGAGTTTAATGCAACTCAGCTTATCACTGTCCTTTTTGTCGGAATTACAGAAGAAATGGTATTTCGAGGATGGCTGTTAAACGCAACAATAACCGAAAAACGAAAATGGAGCGCTATACTAATAAATGCTGCCATGTTTTTGCTGATTCACTTTCCACGATGGTTTTACGATGGTATTTTCATTACATCCTTTACAAGTTTGGGGTTCATATCAATCCTTGCATTGAGTGTTATATTCAGTTGGACATTTATTAAAAGCAAAAATTTGCTTTTGCCTATTACTTTGCATATGTTATGGGATTTATTAATGTTTCTATTATATTAATACAGATTATGAGCATAATGTACCAACAAAAACATTGACTGGTCTTTTACAGGGTTCCATCTCGAAGTCTATTCTTATATTGTAGTGAGGGTTCAAATCCAACTTAAATACTCGAAGATATCGATTTTGGTAATAAAACACAAAAATCGGGTACTTCGCATGAAAAATGCGGAGTGTCCGATTTTTTTGTAACACTCCGGATTTGAACCGGGAAAGTCACGGCCAGCGGCACCAACCGTTGCACTGGAGGCAATTTGCACCCTTCACATTTGTGGAGGGTGTTTTGCTTTGTGCCCGCGGCTTGCTCCCCGCAGGGGCCGAACAAAGTGAGGTGTACTCATTTTTGAAATGTGCCAGGTTTGAACCTGGGTTCAAGAGCCTTTTACGTAAAGGATATTTTGTCGGTATTGTACTCGACCCGCATCTCTTCCTTTTTCAAATCGATGGGGATATGCTGCGTTTCGGTCAGAATGCTCTTATAGACGTCGACGTCATAAAGGATTTTCTTTTTTTTCATATGGTCATAGACCTCGGTGCTGATAGGAAGCCGGAGCGTTTCCATTTTGCCATTCGTTTCCCGCTCAATCACAAGGTCTTCATACTGAACAGGCAGCGTAAACATCTCGTCTTTCAGATAAGTATCCCTGTGAATAACTACTTTGCCGTGGCTGATAAAATTATTTATGATGTCGAGCTGCTCTTTTTTGAGTTCAAATCCGTTTTCCATACATTATCTCCTGTTAATAAAAGCACCTCCAGGACCGGAGGTGCTTTACGTTTAAAAGAATCCTTTGTCCTTGTCCGGTTCATCCTTGTCAAGCTCATCCCGTACGATGTTAGGGTCGCCGTCCGTGTGAACCCTGGCTTCTTCGCGCCTGATTGATTCATCTATATGGCGATCTTCCTCGACGGCTTGCTTGCGCGCATTTACCTCACCGACAATGACGGTGTGTTTACCTACGTCGACGCGCTCTTCTGACACGGGAATATGAATCTTTTCCTCGTGTCCAATGGGTTCGTCGCTGAGCTTGTGATCAACTGCTTTCCTGTCTATTACAACTTCTTCATGCGTAACGGGAACGTCGACAATCTGGCGCTCTGTCACAATATCCTTACTCAACTCCACATCTCCAACCTTGTCGAGATGCTTGGCAATGTCGAGTTCTTCCTTTTTGAGCTGAATTTTATTTTCGTCTGTGACCTTCTTTTTTGATTTTTTAACATCATCAAAAAATAAACCCATTTATAACCCCTCCTTAAAAAAGTGGTCATTTATAAATTTCCCTTTTGAGAATCGTTTATCCTTATAAATGACTGTCAAAACCATCATGATTTTCAAAAAATAAAAAAGAACGAAAAAGATTATTCCATAGGAAACGCTGAATAAAGCAGTTCTAAGAAAATATGATTCAATGGCAAAAGGACGTCTTGTGGTCACGAAACGCCCTCAGAATATCGCTTGTTTCTTCACTTTTTAACGTAAATACTGCTGTTCGGCTGCCCGGAATGCCTTGATTTTACTGGATTTGTGCTGTAAATCCAGTAAGAACACACGCACCAACAGTAAAAAGCACTTATCTTAGCCATTTATGGCAAATATGCAAATAGATGAGCTTATTTTTTTGTATCCTGAAATGAAAAGTATGTTCAAGAAATCTTCAAAAAAGATATAAATTTTGGAGTTTACATGATAATTTCTACGTCAACATCGTAATATCTTTTTTGACCAGACTTGCCAATAAAAAATCCATGTAACAGGATTTGAACTGTCACATGGATTTTTTGTTATTGATACGGTTAGATTTGTGCTATAATCTTGTCAGATTATTAAACTAAATTAGTATTTAAGAACACAAGTGATATCCGCCTGATGCTATAAGAATAAGGAACAGCATTTTTTAAAAGGAAGTGGTGAAATTGCCTGCAAAGAATCGTTTTGCCTCTGTACAAAGCAAAAATATAAATTGTATAGAGGAGTGCATGGTAAATGAATAAATTAAATAAACCAGTCATAACAAATGAGACCATTAAAGCAATGGAGGACATGTCCTTTTTTACCCATTCGCTAATTTTTGATGACATACTTATTGTTGCCCAAAAAGAAACAAACTGCTTTGTATTGAAAACGAATGATGGGTTGATTATCATTGATGCCATTTGGCCTGCAAAAGAAGCATTTGATGCAATAGTAGCCGCCATAGAGGATGTAGGATGGAATCCCAATGCGATCAAAAAACTGGTTTTGACGCATGGTCACGTTGATCATACAGGATGCGGAAAGTGGTTTGTTGAACAATACAATGCTGACACGTACCTCTCAAAAGTAGATGATATTTTCTGGCAGGAACGTCCAGCAAAACCAGAACGGTCAGAAACATGGAAAGACTACAATATTGACCATTATCTTCTGGATGGAGATACAATAACATTAGGTGAAAAGACGTTATACGTCTACAGCACACCCGGTCATACGCCGGGATGCATGAGTTATATATTCCCCGTAAAAGAAAACGGAGATAATCATATGGCAGCCTTGTGGGGAGGAACTACACCTCCGAGGACAAAGGCCGAAGTGAGACAATACATGAAATCATTGGATTACTTCGTTGACGCGGCAATGTTGAAAAATGTAGATGTGGCTTTAAGTAATCACACGGCAATAGACAATGGCCTGGAACGTATTGAATACTCCAGAAAACGCTATTCCTATATGCCTAATATCTATATAATCGGATCGGATGGATTTCAAAAATACTGTCAGGTCTTTCGGACATTGAGCAAAGAAATGTTGGAAAGATTATGAGCTTTATACCAATTCATCGAACTTTGATTTGTTCCTAAAGGTATGTATATTAATGCATTAATTTGTATTACAAGAGTTCGAATCCACTGTAAAATTCAATGAGGGAATGAACCAGCACATGGAGTTTTTATGATGTCACGTATGACCCCAACCATGTAGCTTTAAGGTATTCCGGTAGACCCCCATAGAGAGAAAAACCGTTGCGCATTTTCGCGGGCAAAGTGATCATGGGCATCAAAGAAGCGCTGCTCAGCTTTCTAAATATTGCATCATTGCATTACCGATAAAAAAAGGACTTTTCGGATTTATTTCCGAAAAGTCCTTTTTTTATTTTCTAAACTGAGTGGCTTTCAAAATATTCAAGGATTTTTTCGGTTTGATCAAGGTAGTTGTCTGGCACATCGCATGCACGCATAGCTTCAATTATATGAAGATAAGCTTCCCTTTCAGATTTCAAATGTTCCTCCTGCGCGAGCTTTCCTTCTTCCGTAACCTCAAGTGCATAGGATCGGCGGTCATTTTTGTTGATGACACGCTGTAAAAACCCCAGTTCTTCCAGCTTATCGACAACGCCAGTCATGGTGCTTTTTGATACCTGAAGTTGTTCACTGATATCGCGCATAATCATCTGCGGATTATTGCAAAGCAGGCTCAAAGCAGATATTTCAATTTTGGAAAGTCTCTTGATTCTATGAAAGAATTTTTCATCGTATTTCTCATTCAATCTTACTATCCGGTGTGAAATTTGGTATACCCGCTCCAAAAGGGGCTCAGTGAGGATGTCTTTTCGCATATTATGATCCTCCTTTTCGCTTATTACAAAAAATTATAACACAAGACGGACTGTAATGGAATGGCTTTGTTTTTATAAAAAATAATTTACAAATTAAACTATTTATTAATAAGACTATTGACTATTCGTACTAAATAAAGTACGATAAAGCCATGACGCGTACCGTCATAAATATCGCCGAATATCTGCAAAACAGAATCACGCGAATGATGAAAGGAAACTTTGACATGACATCCATTAAAAGTTCAGAAGATCCGGCCTCTCGTTTCGCAAAGCTGACAGCGGAACTATATTATTTTCTTGCGGAGGTACTTATAGAAGATCTTGGTGAAGAAAAAGGAAAGGCGGCCATACGGCAGGCTCTGAAAAAATTCGGTGAAAAAAGAGTTTCCGACATGAAAAAAGAGGCAAAAGAGCGGGCACTGCCGCTCGAAAGCCCGCAGACCTATTTCGCGGTGCGGGATATGCCGTCAAACGGATGGGAAAACGCCCCTGGGAATCCAATGACGATCACAGAATGCCCGATGTTTGATATCTGGGAGAACTTTGGTGAAAAAGGTATGGATCTTGGCGCACTGTACTGTGAGATCGACCATATCCTGTTTGGCGGCTTTGGTTTGGCGCTCAGCCGCCCACAATGCAAAACAAATGGCGACCGCGTTTGTGATTTTCAGCTGCAAATGAAAGAAGGGCAAAACAGCGATGGAGATAAATAATTCTAATAGTATACATACCGATGTGCTTTGCATCGGCGGAGGCGGCGCAGGAATCACGGCGGCAATCTCAGCCAGAAAGCAGGGCGCCCACGTAACGCTTGTTTCAAAAGGAAAGATCGGTAACAGCGGCAACACCATCATGATTGGCGGTTCCTATTCGATGGACGGTGAAAGCGCCAAAAATTACGGCTTTCAAAAAGCGAATGCTTCCTTTAATAAAGACTATTTGTTTGAGCAGATTGTAAAGCAAAGCTTTTTCCTCTCAGAACAAAACCTTGTTCAGCAATATGTGGACGAAAGCCCGGACGTTGTTTATCAGTGCTATCAGTGGGGAGAGCAGGCAAAAATAAAGCAGAATTTTTTTGCACCGGGCGGCTGGATGCTTTCCGGTCATGCTCTGGGCAAAGCCCTTTTACAAGGTTTGCATGAAACCTCCGGCATCGAAACGGTGGAAGATACGGTTATCGTTGATTTGTTAAAAAGTGACGATAAAATTTCGGGCGCGGTCGGATTCGATGTTTATACAGGTGAACCGGTGCACATTCATGCTAAATCCGTCGTAATGGGAACCGGCGGGTTTCAGCCGTTTTCTGTGACAAGCACCAACAGCGACATGATCGCCGGGGATGGTATCGCCATGGCTTACCGTGCGGGCGCGCAGCTTGCCGATATGGAATTCATGATCTTTATCCCCACGGCGCTGGAACCGCAAAGCAGCAAAGGCTCCATTCTGCCGTTTCTTCTTTATTCCTCCGGTATTCCGATTGGCACGCTTGACGGTGAAGGGAACGCAATTAAAATTCCAAAACCTATGCGTAAAATGGCAAAAGGAAGCGAACTGGACAAAGTTATTTTCAACTATTATTGGTCGGCCCGCCTTGCACAAGGGAAAGGGACTGAAAACAGCGGGCTTTACATGGATTTCTCAAAGCTTGCGAAACTTCCCGGATTCATTTTCAATTTTGGTTTTAAAGAGCTGCTCAAGTATTTTAAGGATTTTTATAAATATGGCTACTATCACAGCGATGATTTATTTTATTTCAAGAAGCTGATGCTTGAAAAGAAGAAGATGGAGTTTGCGTTATGCTCGGAATATTCGATGGGCGGCATTGTCATTGACGAGAAAATGGCAACGAGAGTGCGCGGCCTTTTCGCGGCAGGGGAAGCCGGAAGCGGTGTTTTCGGCGCGTGCCGTGTGGCGGACGCAACAACAGAGATGATGGTGCAGGGCACAAGAGCAGGTATTTCAGCGGCAGAATATGCACAAAAGGCTGAACAGCCGAAAACTGACGAGCAGCAGGTAAATGCAATTTTGAATAAAATACAAGCGCCGATTTTCCGCGCCGAGGGTGTGAAC
Coding sequences within:
- a CDS encoding FAD-binding protein, which gives rise to MEINNSNSIHTDVLCIGGGGAGITAAISARKQGAHVTLVSKGKIGNSGNTIMIGGSYSMDGESAKNYGFQKANASFNKDYLFEQIVKQSFFLSEQNLVQQYVDESPDVVYQCYQWGEQAKIKQNFFAPGGWMLSGHALGKALLQGLHETSGIETVEDTVIVDLLKSDDKISGAVGFDVYTGEPVHIHAKSVVMGTGGFQPFSVTSTNSDMIAGDGIAMAYRAGAQLADMEFMIFIPTALEPQSSKGSILPFLLYSSGIPIGTLDGEGNAIKIPKPMRKMAKGSELDKVIFNYYWSARLAQGKGTENSGLYMDFSKLAKLPGFIFNFGFKELLKYFKDFYKYGYYHSDDLFYFKKLMLEKKKMEFALCSEYSMGGIVIDEKMATRVRGLFAAGEAGSGVFGACRVADATTEMMVQGTRAGISAAEYAQKAEQPKTDEQQVNAILNKIQAPIFRAEGVNPVATIQKIHRAADQGFGSIRNEEELTAALAEIEHIKEVDLPHLCAQCKSPSYNYERLCALQAENMLTCTEAGIRAALMRRESRGFHLRSDYPQVDNDRFAVRILEEQGPDHMLMSERKPSVTRIPTPSGNEENVPEFMLRQKLKFKNASIR
- a CDS encoding MarR family transcriptional regulator codes for the protein MRKDILTEPLLERVYQISHRIVRLNEKYDEKFFHRIKRLSKIEISALSLLCNNPQMIMRDISEQLQVSKSTMTGVVDKLEELGFLQRVINKNDRRSYALEVTEEGKLAQEEHLKSEREAYLHIIEAMRACDVPDNYLDQTEKILEYFESHSV
- a CDS encoding YsnF/AvaK domain-containing protein; this translates as MENGFELKKEQLDIINNFISHGKVVIHRDTYLKDEMFTLPVQYEDLVIERETNGKMETLRLPISTEVYDHMKKKKILYDVDVYKSILTETQHIPIDLKKEEMRVEYNTDKISFT
- a CDS encoding CPBP family intramembrane metalloprotease, whose translation is MTEKKYPFKTISVYCLIFYISWTLYELYGSSAIGNMLGNEWISQIVKSGLIKNLVWTLPAWLLARHYQPVMYVKAKEMFRSKLHWQKYLPIYAAFVVYLGVGDFIINGSVAISPEFNATQLITVLFVGITEEMVFRGWLLNATITEKRKWSAILINAAMFLLIHFPRWFYDGIFITSFTSLGFISILALSVIFSWTFIKSKNLLLPITLHMLWDLLMFLLY
- a CDS encoding MBL fold metallo-hydrolase → MNKLNKPVITNETIKAMEDMSFFTHSLIFDDILIVAQKETNCFVLKTNDGLIIIDAIWPAKEAFDAIVAAIEDVGWNPNAIKKLVLTHGHVDHTGCGKWFVEQYNADTYLSKVDDIFWQERPAKPERSETWKDYNIDHYLLDGDTITLGEKTLYVYSTPGHTPGCMSYIFPVKENGDNHMAALWGGTTPPRTKAEVRQYMKSLDYFVDAAMLKNVDVALSNHTAIDNGLERIEYSRKRYSYMPNIYIIGSDGFQKYCQVFRTLSKEMLERL
- a CDS encoding YsnF/AvaK domain-containing protein, with the translated sequence MGLFFDDVKKSKKKVTDENKIQLKKEELDIAKHLDKVGDVELSKDIVTERQIVDVPVTHEEVVIDRKAVDHKLSDEPIGHEEKIHIPVSEERVDVGKHTVIVGEVNARKQAVEEDRHIDESIRREEARVHTDGDPNIVRDELDKDEPDKDKGFF
- a CDS encoding L-2-amino-thiazoline-4-carboxylic acid hydrolase, which gives rise to MKGNFDMTSIKSSEDPASRFAKLTAELYYFLAEVLIEDLGEEKGKAAIRQALKKFGEKRVSDMKKEAKERALPLESPQTYFAVRDMPSNGWENAPGNPMTITECPMFDIWENFGEKGMDLGALYCEIDHILFGGFGLALSRPQCKTNGDRVCDFQLQMKEGQNSDGDK